From the Megalopta genalis isolate 19385.01 chromosome 13, iyMegGena1_principal, whole genome shotgun sequence genome, one window contains:
- the NKAIN gene encoding sodium/potassium-transporting ATPase subunit beta-1-interacting protein isoform X2: MGICNRRHFLLTICVLQLITTVERQVFDFLGFMWAPILINFFNIIFVILGFFGAFQCRPKYIISYCVWNTVWLGWNIFMICFYLDVGILDKNSDILNLGTGSFSWWHVNGPGCKAIYDVTEPELFRPARPSNVTDCVLDYEVVEILHASTQCILGFIAVVGGICLSKVFLEEDDSFDFVGGDDFGLAGHTPLHPMYVSYSALPSPAHLHKNSTQNYSEGTVSSHQSIGHDTSFPKQNEKFLNNSVRSKNSFRNDTIRTTRSSVSNRDLKYVDYSNDYSNPLDHLQRPVSPYDEYDSLDSAARLRYQKNKMYYPHSSRYSPVASPRAKSRPISSKQPKASGKPRVFTDHIREQPLRSYYSDPRLAIENQPNANDQEHPSSRPHNHRDSRPLSLYASNF; encoded by the exons ATGGGAATTTGTAATCGAAGGCACTTCCTGCTGACAATATGTGTCTTACAACTC ATTACTACTGTGGAGCGCCAGGTTTTCGACTTTCTAGGCTTTATGTGGGCCCCGATACTGATTAactttttcaatattatatttgtgATCTTGGGATTTTTTGGGGCCTTTCAATGCAGACCTAAATATATCATATCT TATTGTGTATGGAATACCGTATGGTTGGGATGGAATATATTTATGATATGCTTTTACCTTGACGTGGGCATACTGGACAAA AATAGCGATATTTTGAACCTTGGAACAGGAAGCTTTTCATGGTGGCATGTCAATGGTCCAGGTTGCAAAGCCATTTACGATGTCACAGAACCTGAATTATTTAGACCTGCAAGGCCTAGCAATGTAACAGACTGTGTATTAGATTATGAAGTAGTTGAAATTTTACACGCGTCAACACAATGTATCTTAGGT TTTATTGCAGTCGTGGGCGGTATTTGCCTAAGTAAAGTTTTCCTGGAAGAAGATGACAGCT TTGACTTTGTGGGAGGTGATGACTTCGGGTTGGCAGGCCACACACCGTTACATCCTATGTACGTTAGCTACTCGGCTCTTCCATCACCTGCCCACCTTCACAAAAATTCCACTCAAAATTACTCGGAAGGCACGGTTAGCTCTCACCAATCGATCGGTCACGATACCAGCTTCCCAAAGCAAAACGAGAAATTCTTGAACAACTCGGTGCGAAGTAAAAATAGCTTCCGTAACGACACGATACGAACCACCAGAAGCAGCGTGTCCAATCGCGACCTAAAGTACGTTGACTACTcgaacgattattcgaatcccTTAGATCATTTGCAGAGACCTGTGTCGCCGTACGACGAGTACGACTCATTGGACAGCGCGGCTAGATTGAGATATCAAAAGAACAAGATGTATTATCCTCATTCGTCGCGGTACAGTCCTGTCGCGTCTCCGCGTGCTAAATCTCGTCCGATCTCGTCGAAGCAACCTAAAGCCTCCGGTAAGCCTAGAGTCTTTACGGATCATATTCGCGAGCAACCCCTCCGATCTTATTACTCGGATCCTAGATTGGCGATCGAGAACCAACCAAACGCAAACGACCAGGAACATCCGAGTAGTAGACCCCACAACCATAGAGATAGCAGACCGTTGTCCTTATACGCCAGTAATTTTTGA
- the LOC117224248 gene encoding uncharacterized protein LOC117224248 → MVCFYLGSHIFEDGTARLRCAEGTFRVHNIYGDGNCMFRAISYILWRNEDEHRHLRTMVVQHIKDNWYEYGPFVMAEWNISDRQAYCDYMSIVGTFASELECTVATKMNYMNLSIYREIRDIYQLKRVFHNHVSSYYRTARLLFTGNSDSGHYDVLIPD, encoded by the exons ATGGTGTGTTTCTACCTCGGGAGCCACATCTTCGAAGACG GTACGGCTCGGTTAAGGTGCGCTGAGGGCACGTTTCGCGTGCACAACATATACGGCGATGGGAATTGCATGTTCCGAGCGATCAGTTACATTCTATGGCGAAATGAGGACGAACACCGACACCTCCGTACAATG GTCGTCCAACACATCAAGGACAACTGGTACGAGTACGGGCCATTCGTGATGGCCGAATGGAACATATCGGACCGTCAGGCGTACTGCGACTACATGAGCATAGTAGGCACGTTTGCCAGCGAGTTGGAGTGCACGGTGGCCACGAAAATGAATTACATGAACCTGTCGATATACCGGGAAATCAGAGACATATATCAACTGAAGCGTGTGTTCCACAACCATGTGAGCTCTTATTATCGAACCGCGAGGCTCCTGTTCACCGGAAACTCGGACAGCGGCCATTACGACGTTCTGATACCCGACTGA